A stretch of the Massilia sp. W12 genome encodes the following:
- a CDS encoding 2OG-Fe(II) oxygenase: MPDMLNLLKVFPSMLSARECETLIAAYETQAALAESENSQDANSGKYRQAGFSAVSLQPEHAAFALVHQRTGQAIDAWLNSLQQEGRYNIHLLRQHLRYAHDYRILKYPTGSSIHPHTDWDVFTLGSCTLALNDEYEGGEFSFFNGAHNIRLKRGDIMIWPADCFWVHEVKPIQSGVRYSVNSFINAIPEPLKLKTIAQLNALPASDWRTAWRHRLSPQAASA, from the coding sequence ATGCCTGATATGTTGAACTTACTCAAAGTTTTTCCTTCCATGCTCAGCGCCCGGGAATGCGAAACCCTGATTGCTGCTTATGAAACGCAAGCCGCTCTGGCTGAGTCCGAAAACTCACAGGACGCCAATAGCGGGAAATACCGGCAAGCCGGTTTCAGCGCAGTCTCTCTACAGCCGGAACATGCCGCATTTGCCCTGGTGCACCAGCGCACGGGACAGGCTATCGATGCCTGGCTCAACAGCTTGCAACAAGAGGGGCGCTATAACATTCATCTGCTGCGTCAGCATTTGCGTTATGCGCATGATTACAGGATATTAAAATATCCGACCGGCAGCAGCATCCACCCGCATACAGATTGGGATGTTTTTACACTGGGCAGTTGCACGCTTGCATTAAATGACGAGTATGAGGGCGGAGAATTTTCTTTTTTCAATGGTGCGCACAATATACGACTCAAGCGCGGCGATATCATGATCTGGCCGGCGGATTGCTTTTGGGTGCACGAAGTAAAACCGATCCAGAGCGGCGTACGCTACAGCGTCAACAGCTTTATCAATGCCATTCCTGAGCCGCTCAAACTCAAAACGATTGCGCAACTCAACGCCTTGCCGGCATCAGATTGGCGCACCGCCTGGCGGCATCGCTTGTCGCCACAAGCCGCATCAGCATAG
- a CDS encoding cation diffusion facilitator family transporter yields MMGHAHSHDHGAHHHHHGDPLRQGRAFMWAIGLNSVFVVLEFVYGWLAHSTALMADAGHNLSDVLSLILAWGAARLAQRAPSARYTYGWRKSSILVALLNAMLLMFACGVIVWEALHRLWQPTPVEGGIVSLLAAIGIAVNGFSAWLFMAGAKHDLNLKGAYLHLAADAAISFGVLLTGLVLMVRDWYWLDPLVSLIIVAIVLWGTWSLLTEALQLVMAAVPMHIDPQAVQSWLRSRAGVTDVHDLHIWALSTTENALTAHLVMPGGHPGDTALEQIGAALKAEFGIMHCTLQVELGACAHSCSLLQPASCAHEHDHDHDHAQTGEHAAQDVQPQAKASLAYRKAHQHGPACRHDHGHKD; encoded by the coding sequence ATGATGGGACATGCACACAGCCATGATCATGGCGCACATCACCACCATCACGGCGACCCCTTGCGCCAGGGGCGCGCCTTCATGTGGGCGATTGGTTTGAACAGCGTGTTTGTGGTGCTGGAATTTGTGTATGGCTGGCTGGCGCACTCGACCGCGTTGATGGCCGACGCCGGGCATAATTTATCGGATGTTTTAAGCCTGATCCTGGCCTGGGGCGCGGCCCGTCTGGCGCAGCGTGCGCCGAGCGCGCGCTATACCTATGGCTGGCGCAAGAGTTCGATTCTGGTGGCCTTGCTCAACGCCATGCTCTTGATGTTTGCCTGCGGCGTGATTGTGTGGGAAGCCTTGCACCGCTTGTGGCAGCCGACCCCGGTGGAGGGCGGCATTGTGTCCCTGTTGGCGGCAATCGGCATCGCCGTGAATGGTTTTTCCGCCTGGTTGTTCATGGCCGGGGCCAAGCATGATTTGAATTTGAAGGGCGCATATTTGCACCTGGCGGCGGATGCCGCGATTTCCTTTGGCGTGTTGCTGACCGGGCTGGTGTTGATGGTGCGCGATTGGTATTGGCTGGACCCCCTTGTGTCGCTGATTATTGTCGCGATTGTGTTGTGGGGCACCTGGAGCTTGTTGACAGAGGCGCTGCAATTGGTGATGGCTGCTGTGCCCATGCACATTGATCCGCAGGCAGTGCAAAGCTGGTTGCGCAGCCGGGCAGGGGTGACAGATGTGCATGATTTGCACATCTGGGCGCTGTCCACCACGGAAAATGCGCTGACCGCGCATCTGGTGATGCCGGGCGGCCATCCGGGTGACACCGCGCTGGAGCAGATCGGCGCAGCGCTGAAAGCAGAATTCGGCATTATGCATTGCACCTTGCAAGTGGAGCTGGGCGCGTGCGCGCACAGCTGCAGCCTGTTACAGCCGGCAAGCTGCGCGCATGAACACGATCATGACCATGATCATGCGCAGACAGGCGAACATGCAGCGCAAGATGTTCAGCCGCAAGCAAAAGCATCGCTGGCATATCGCAAAGCGCATCAACATGGCCCGGCTTGCCGCCATGACCACGGGCATAAAGATTGA
- a CDS encoding metalloregulator ArsR/SmtB family transcription factor — protein sequence MHDPQSPAVCCAPAAPISATPDPAAVRQLADLFHLLGDPTRLAIVLHCRDNLAVSELASRMAVSVSLVSHHLRLLRAARIVKSERSGKQVFYSLQDEHIRHTLGDMLAHVQEPATDDGEGGA from the coding sequence ATGCACGATCCACAGTCCCCTGCGGTTTGCTGCGCCCCGGCGGCGCCAATCAGCGCCACGCCTGATCCGGCTGCGGTGCGGCAATTGGCTGATCTGTTTCATTTGCTGGGCGATCCAACCCGCTTGGCGATTGTCTTGCATTGCCGCGACAATCTGGCGGTGTCTGAATTGGCCAGCCGCATGGCGGTCAGCGTCTCTCTGGTGAGCCACCATTTACGGCTGTTGCGCGCAGCGCGGATTGTCAAAAGCGAGCGCAGCGGCAAGCAAGTTTTCTACAGTCTGCAAGATGAACATATCCGCCATACCTTGGGCGATATGCTGGCGCATGTGCAGGAACCCGCCACCGATGACGGCGAAGGAGGCGCATGA
- a CDS encoding helix-turn-helix domain-containing protein produces the protein MGIKELPVHFTLAQFCQATPLNQDNIWEFLLQRNAERIGVKRREAALENLERIFGATFRLANTVGFREMSLRDLCRETGLSMGGLYGYIQSKDQLASMIADMVLYATDLLQQWFLHVPDPLDHIECIVRANIYMAEILQPWLYFMFLESRALQQEQREVAKASESNIQTHIAGLAVQLPGFNQEQAWLFSAHCMSLAQDWHLKRWKFRNLNLTPDAFAESVVRLVRAHVQRQEKLAA, from the coding sequence ATGGGAATCAAGGAATTGCCAGTGCATTTCACGCTGGCGCAGTTTTGTCAGGCGACACCGCTGAATCAAGACAATATCTGGGAATTTTTATTGCAACGCAATGCCGAGCGCATTGGCGTCAAACGGCGCGAGGCGGCGCTGGAAAATCTGGAACGCATCTTCGGCGCCACCTTCCGTCTGGCCAATACCGTGGGTTTTCGCGAAATGAGTTTGCGCGATTTATGCCGCGAAACCGGCTTGTCGATGGGCGGATTGTACGGCTATATCCAGAGCAAAGATCAATTGGCCAGCATGATCGCCGATATGGTCTTGTATGCCACTGATTTGCTGCAGCAATGGTTTTTGCATGTGCCCGACCCGCTCGACCATATCGAATGCATTGTGCGCGCCAATATTTATATGGCCGAGATTTTGCAGCCCTGGTTGTATTTCATGTTCCTCGAATCACGCGCCTTGCAGCAAGAGCAGCGCGAAGTGGCCAAAGCATCTGAATCCAATATCCAAACCCATATTGCCGGATTGGCGGTGCAGCTGCCGGGCTTTAATCAGGAGCAAGCCTGGCTGTTCTCCGCGCATTGCATGTCGCTGGCGCAGGACTGGCACTTGAAACGCTGGAAATTCCGCAACTTGAATTTGACCCCGGACGCTTTTGCTGAAAGTGTGGTCAGACTGGTGCGCGCCCATGTGCAGCGCCAGGAAAAACTGGCGGCTTGA
- a CDS encoding triacylglycerol lipase → MRFSAFHSAIFSLLGAVALCSPAAHAAGYTETRYPLVLVHGLFGFDNIGPVDYWYGVAPSLRSGGATVFTSQVSAANSTQVRGEQLLTEVKRIVAVSGKSKVNLIGHSHGGPTIRYVATVRPDLVASVTSIGGVNKGSAAADVLLGVAPPGSISRDIISKVADGLAKLISFLSGGAGLPQNSLAAAQSLSTAGSAKFNAAHPAGLPFSACGEGAYQVNGVSYFSWSGGQSYTNALDAIDPALALTGLVFGGAKNDGLVSSCSSHLGRVIRDDYAMNHMDEVNHSLGIVHLFETNPLSIFRSHANRLQNQGL, encoded by the coding sequence ATGCGTTTTTCAGCTTTTCATTCTGCCATTTTCAGCCTCCTGGGCGCAGTCGCCCTGTGCAGCCCGGCCGCGCACGCGGCAGGCTATACCGAAACCCGTTATCCCCTGGTGCTGGTGCATGGCCTGTTTGGTTTTGACAATATCGGCCCGGTCGATTATTGGTATGGCGTGGCGCCAAGCCTGCGTTCCGGCGGCGCGACGGTATTCACTTCACAAGTCTCAGCCGCCAACAGCACGCAAGTGCGGGGAGAGCAATTGCTGACAGAAGTCAAGCGCATCGTCGCGGTCAGCGGCAAGAGCAAAGTCAATCTGATTGGCCACAGCCATGGCGGCCCGACTATCCGCTATGTGGCCACAGTGCGTCCTGATCTGGTGGCTTCGGTCACCTCGATTGGCGGTGTCAACAAAGGTTCTGCGGCGGCGGATGTGCTGCTGGGCGTGGCCCCGCCGGGCAGTATTTCGCGCGACATCATCAGCAAAGTGGCCGACGGTCTGGCCAAGTTGATTTCCTTCTTATCCGGCGGCGCCGGACTGCCGCAAAATTCACTGGCGGCGGCGCAATCGCTGTCCACCGCCGGCAGCGCCAAATTCAATGCCGCCCATCCGGCGGGCCTGCCGTTCAGCGCCTGCGGCGAAGGCGCTTACCAGGTCAACGGCGTATCCTATTTTTCCTGGAGCGGCGGGCAGAGTTACACCAATGCGCTGGATGCGATTGATCCGGCCTTAGCCTTAACCGGGCTGGTGTTCGGCGGCGCCAAAAATGATGGCCTGGTGTCATCCTGCTCCAGCCACCTGGGGCGCGTGATCCGCGATGACTATGCAATGAACCATATGGATGAGGTGAATCACAGTTTGGGGATTGTGCATTTGTTTGAAACCAATCCGCTGAGCATTTTCCGCAGCCACGCCAACCGCTTGCAAAATCAGGGCTTGTAA